The following are from one region of the Candidatus Eisenbacteria bacterium genome:
- a CDS encoding TetR/AcrR family transcriptional regulator, whose protein sequence is MDQESIAETGSPRILEKRRRRRAEILHAALRAFRNKGYHATTLDDIALHVGVRKTALYHYFPDKQAILHECHREASAELSRILREARAFETARDQLTHVIREHVRVMTETLEGSPLAFEVTAFSPDLQRELMAARDAYERGMRRIIERGIRQREFRKVDSKVAVFVILGAINWIARWYRPEGALHAPELGEQYAEHLLQGMAKHDGAGSAPGRRARRGRTT, encoded by the coding sequence ATGGACCAGGAATCGATTGCCGAGACCGGCTCACCCCGCATTCTCGAGAAGCGCCGACGGCGGCGGGCGGAGATTCTCCATGCGGCCCTGCGAGCCTTCCGGAACAAGGGCTACCACGCCACCACGCTCGACGACATCGCCCTGCACGTGGGCGTGAGGAAGACCGCCCTCTACCACTACTTTCCCGACAAGCAGGCCATCCTCCACGAGTGTCATCGCGAGGCGAGCGCGGAGCTCTCGCGCATCCTGCGCGAGGCCCGGGCATTTGAGACCGCTCGCGACCAGCTCACTCACGTCATCCGCGAGCACGTTCGGGTGATGACCGAGACACTCGAAGGCTCGCCGCTGGCGTTCGAGGTCACGGCGTTCTCGCCCGACCTCCAGCGGGAGCTGATGGCCGCCCGCGACGCCTACGAGCGAGGCATGCGCCGCATCATCGAACGCGGCATCCGCCAGCGCGAGTTTCGCAAGGTGGATTCCAAGGTTGCGGTGTTCGTGATCCTCGGCGCCATCAACTGGATCGCCCGATGGTACCGGCCCGAGGGCGCGCTGCACGCGCCCGAACTGGGGGAGCAGTACGCGGAGCACCTCCTGCAGGGGATGGCCAAACACGACGGGGCCGGATCGGCGCCGGGCCGCCGCGCCCGCCGGGGGAGGACGACATGA
- a CDS encoding enoyl-CoA hydratase-related protein encodes MPSVHVTVERGLARVELDRPPLNVIDLGSATELALAIEGVAARDEVAVIAVTGRGRAFCAGVDVRDHLPDRGADMLRAFHHACLALLESPQPTVAIVQGAALGGGCELTLACDLVLASERASFGQPEIKLGVFPPLAAVALPRVIASHLASELLFTGRIVGAAEAARIGLVNRVVEESGLAAAAEETLGELLALSPASLRLTKELMRRSRGWTAEDIRAAERFYVERLMRTPDAVEGLEAFLQKRAPRWSGTAPERAGLS; translated from the coding sequence ATGCCGAGCGTCCACGTGACCGTCGAACGAGGCCTGGCCCGGGTGGAGTTGGACCGCCCCCCGCTGAACGTGATCGACCTGGGAAGCGCCACGGAGCTCGCCCTCGCGATCGAGGGCGTCGCGGCGCGGGACGAGGTCGCGGTGATCGCCGTGACGGGCCGGGGCCGGGCGTTCTGCGCCGGCGTGGACGTGCGGGACCACCTTCCCGACCGAGGGGCCGACATGCTGCGGGCATTCCACCACGCCTGCCTCGCTCTGCTCGAATCGCCCCAGCCGACGGTCGCGATCGTGCAGGGCGCGGCACTGGGCGGCGGCTGCGAGCTCACGCTGGCCTGCGACCTGGTGCTCGCGTCCGAGCGCGCGAGCTTCGGACAGCCGGAGATCAAGCTCGGCGTGTTCCCCCCACTGGCCGCCGTGGCGCTGCCGCGGGTGATCGCCTCCCACCTCGCGAGCGAGCTGCTGTTCACCGGGCGTATCGTGGGGGCGGCCGAGGCAGCGCGAATCGGTCTGGTGAACCGGGTCGTCGAGGAGTCGGGCCTGGCGGCCGCCGCCGAGGAGACGCTGGGCGAGTTGCTCGCGCTGAGCCCCGCGTCGCTCCGCCTCACCAAGGAACTGATGCGTCGCTCGCGAGGGTGGACCGCAGAGGACATCCGCGCCGCCGAGCGGTTCTATGTCGAGCGCCTCATGCGCACACCGGACGCGGTCGAAGGACTCGAGGCGTTCCTACAGAAGCGCGCGCCGCGGTGGAGCGGAACCGCTCCAGAACGGGCGGGCTTGTCGTGA
- a CDS encoding YciI family protein — MRFMMLMIPKGYEKAAPGTMPDAKGVAAMMKYNESLQKAGVLLALDGLHPVSMGARISFAGGKPKVTDGPFIETKEVLGGYWMIQVKSKEEALEWASRCPASENEVIEVRQVMEMSDFPADVQQATAGFADRFAEMQTRAGERPER; from the coding sequence ATGCGTTTCATGATGCTGATGATCCCGAAGGGTTACGAGAAGGCGGCGCCAGGAACCATGCCCGACGCCAAGGGCGTGGCCGCGATGATGAAGTACAACGAATCCCTGCAGAAAGCCGGCGTGCTGCTCGCGCTCGACGGTCTGCACCCCGTCTCGATGGGCGCTCGGATCTCGTTCGCGGGCGGAAAGCCCAAGGTGACCGACGGTCCCTTCATCGAGACCAAGGAAGTCCTGGGCGGCTACTGGATGATCCAGGTGAAGTCCAAGGAGGAGGCGCTCGAGTGGGCCTCGAGGTGCCCGGCCTCCGAAAACGAGGTCATCGAGGTTCGCCAGGTGATGGAGATGTCCGACTTCCCCGCCGACGTCCAACAAGCCACGGCGGGCTTTGCCGATCGCTTTGCCGAGATGCAGACACGCGCCGGGGAACGGCCGGAACGCTGA
- the had gene encoding 6-hydroxycyclohex-1-ene-1-carbonyl-CoA dehydrogenase, whose translation MKAIRLRAAGEPFEVAEVAVREPGPNEALVQVAGCGVCHTDIGFWKDGVPTRHGLPITLGHEISGVVTAAGPAHRDLIGREVIVPAVMPCGDCELCRAGRGNACRRQTMPGNDTDGGFAEFVTVPANGLCVVKEREGYELAELSVIADAVSTPYQAVVRSGLVPGDLAIVVGAGGVGTYAIQIAAALGAHVVAIDVDAARLSAVTGHGASLTIDSTVTDFKALRKQIQSQALAWGCPAHSWKIFECSGHPDGQQTAWGCLTHAATLVVIGFTLAKTELRLSNLMAFDATAQGTWGCLPELYPAALELVTAGRITLKPFIERRPMSRGAEILQQVADHALMRRAILEPDWTPRREHTESRDQERRIVPC comes from the coding sequence ATGAAAGCGATTCGACTTCGGGCCGCCGGCGAACCCTTCGAGGTCGCCGAGGTGGCGGTGCGCGAGCCGGGGCCGAACGAGGCCCTGGTCCAGGTGGCGGGATGCGGTGTCTGCCATACCGACATCGGCTTCTGGAAGGACGGCGTGCCGACCCGCCACGGGCTTCCCATCACCTTGGGCCACGAGATCAGCGGCGTCGTGACCGCCGCCGGTCCCGCTCACAGGGACCTGATCGGCCGCGAGGTCATCGTGCCGGCGGTCATGCCGTGCGGGGACTGCGAGCTCTGCCGCGCGGGCCGTGGGAACGCCTGCCGCCGCCAGACGATGCCCGGGAACGACACCGACGGCGGATTCGCCGAGTTCGTCACGGTGCCGGCGAACGGCCTGTGCGTCGTGAAAGAACGGGAAGGCTACGAACTCGCCGAGCTGTCGGTCATCGCCGACGCGGTCTCCACACCCTACCAGGCGGTGGTGCGGAGCGGTCTCGTCCCGGGAGATCTGGCGATCGTGGTCGGCGCCGGGGGCGTCGGCACGTACGCCATCCAGATTGCCGCGGCGCTCGGTGCCCACGTGGTCGCCATCGACGTCGACGCAGCGCGCTTGTCGGCGGTCACCGGCCACGGCGCCAGCCTCACGATCGACTCGACCGTCACCGACTTCAAGGCGCTCCGGAAACAGATCCAGTCGCAGGCGCTGGCCTGGGGCTGCCCCGCCCACAGCTGGAAGATCTTCGAGTGCTCCGGCCATCCCGACGGGCAGCAGACCGCCTGGGGATGCCTGACCCACGCCGCCACGCTGGTGGTCATCGGCTTCACTCTCGCGAAGACCGAGTTGCGCCTCAGCAACCTGATGGCGTTCGACGCCACGGCCCAGGGCACCTGGGGCTGCCTGCCGGAGCTGTATCCCGCCGCGCTCGAGCTCGTGACCGCGGGCCGAATCACGCTCAAGCCGTTCATCGAGCGCCGGCCGATGAGCCGGGGCGCCGAGATCCTGCAGCAGGTCGCCGACCACGCGTTGATGCGCCGAGCCATCCTCGAGCCCGATTGGACCCCGCGGCGCGAGCACACCGAGAGCCGCGATCAGGAACGGAGGATCGTCCCATGCTGA
- the oah gene encoding 6-oxocyclohex-1-ene-1-carbonyl-CoA hydratase, with product MLKSHTLVPEWNYTHIGYELRPARDPSGLPVDGLFNAWIVLDNPSQHNSYTTEMVKEVILAFRQASMDRRVVAVVFTAVGDKAFCTGGNTREYAQYYAGNPQEYKQYMRLFNDMIDSILRCDKPVINRVNGMRVAGGQEIGMACDFSIAVDTSVFGQAGPRHGSAPDGGSTDFLPLYVGFSAAMESGVLCELWSAHRAQYLGLLNQVVPALRLDGSWIANPLVITDRMLDTEGRLVFGTFKTGAELEAARQTLARATPDLTRLDEAVDQLCTRLLMLMPECVSKTLSSLRKHKQWHWDNTSVTNREWLALNMMTEGRAGFRAFDEGPKSNREVDFIKLRQLLAQGHPWDEALIHAVSPQFQSVAARP from the coding sequence ATGCTGAAGAGCCACACCCTGGTGCCCGAGTGGAACTACACCCATATCGGCTACGAGCTGCGGCCGGCGCGCGATCCTTCCGGTCTGCCGGTGGACGGGCTGTTCAACGCCTGGATCGTCCTCGACAACCCGTCCCAACACAATAGCTACACCACCGAGATGGTGAAGGAAGTGATCCTCGCGTTCCGGCAGGCCAGCATGGACCGCCGGGTCGTGGCCGTCGTGTTCACGGCGGTGGGCGACAAGGCATTCTGCACCGGAGGCAACACCCGCGAGTACGCGCAGTACTACGCCGGCAATCCGCAGGAATACAAGCAGTACATGCGGCTGTTCAACGACATGATCGATTCGATCCTGCGCTGCGACAAACCGGTCATCAACCGCGTGAACGGGATGCGGGTCGCGGGCGGGCAGGAGATCGGCATGGCGTGCGACTTCAGCATCGCGGTGGACACGTCGGTGTTCGGCCAGGCCGGCCCACGGCACGGCTCCGCGCCGGACGGAGGCTCCACCGACTTCCTGCCGCTCTACGTCGGCTTCTCCGCGGCCATGGAGAGCGGGGTGTTGTGCGAACTCTGGAGCGCGCATCGTGCGCAATACTTGGGGCTGCTGAACCAGGTCGTTCCCGCGCTGCGGCTCGACGGCTCGTGGATCGCGAACCCGCTCGTGATCACCGACCGCATGCTGGACACCGAGGGGCGTCTGGTGTTCGGCACGTTCAAGACCGGAGCGGAGCTCGAGGCCGCACGGCAGACGTTGGCCCGCGCCACGCCGGACCTCACCCGCCTGGACGAGGCCGTCGACCAGCTGTGCACGCGGCTGCTGATGCTGATGCCCGAGTGCGTGTCGAAGACCCTCAGCAGCCTGCGCAAGCACAAGCAGTGGCACTGGGACAACACCAGCGTCACCAATCGTGAGTGGCTCGCGCTCAACATGATGACCGAGGGCCGGGCCGGGTTCCGCGCCTTCGACGAAGGACCGAAGTCGAATCGCGAGGTCGACTTCATCAAGCTTCGCCAGCTCCTGGCGCAGGGTCATCCCTGGGACGAGGCGCTGATCCACGCGGTCTCGCCCCAGTTCCAGAGCGTCGCGGCCCGGCCGTGA
- a CDS encoding YciI family protein produces MRYMVLVKASQESEAGVLPDQALLREMSAFNEQLSKAGVLLAAEGLAPSSKGARVRFEGGRKTVIDGPFAETKELVAGFWIWKVKSREEAIDWLKRAPFDQTEVEIRQIFEAEDFGEALTPELRAQGERQRAKAEIDARR; encoded by the coding sequence ATGCGCTACATGGTGCTGGTCAAGGCAAGCCAGGAGTCGGAGGCCGGCGTGCTTCCGGACCAGGCATTGTTGAGGGAAATGAGCGCGTTCAACGAGCAACTCTCCAAGGCCGGGGTCCTGCTGGCGGCGGAAGGGCTCGCTCCCAGCTCCAAGGGCGCCCGGGTGCGCTTCGAGGGTGGCCGGAAGACCGTCATCGATGGGCCGTTCGCCGAGACCAAGGAGCTGGTGGCGGGATTCTGGATCTGGAAGGTGAAGTCGAGGGAGGAGGCCATCGATTGGCTGAAGCGAGCACCGTTCGACCAAACGGAGGTCGAGATTCGTCAGATCTTCGAAGCCGAGGACTTCGGTGAAGCCTTGACGCCCGAGCTTCGCGCCCAGGGAGAGCGGCAGCGCGCAAAGGCCGAGATCGACGCGAGGCGCTGA
- a CDS encoding SDR family oxidoreductase has protein sequence MPQKRSPKRPLRPAQHQNRQPGRESQMRPRPQVDDPERRGAGKLEHKVALITGGDSGIGRAVAVAFAKEGADVAIVYLDEHEDARETLRLVEEQGRRALAISGDVGDERFCRAAVTATVRKLRRLDILVNNAAEQHVCPSIEDITAEQLERTFRTNVFSLFFMTKAALPHLGEGSAIVNTTSVTAYRGSAKLLDYASTKGAITAFTRSLSQALNERKIRVNGVAPGPIWTPLIPSTFPRKDVKTFGSDTPMGRAGEPAEVAPSFVFLASDDGAYMTGQVLHPNGGEIING, from the coding sequence ATGCCGCAAAAACGATCGCCCAAGCGCCCGCTGCGTCCAGCTCAGCACCAGAACCGCCAGCCGGGCCGCGAGTCCCAGATGCGACCCAGGCCGCAGGTGGATGATCCCGAGCGGCGAGGCGCTGGGAAGCTGGAGCACAAAGTCGCGCTGATCACCGGCGGGGACAGCGGAATCGGGCGCGCGGTCGCCGTGGCGTTCGCCAAGGAAGGCGCGGATGTCGCGATCGTGTACCTCGACGAGCACGAAGACGCGCGCGAGACATTGCGCCTGGTCGAGGAGCAAGGGCGCCGCGCTCTGGCCATCAGTGGCGACGTCGGTGATGAACGCTTCTGCCGCGCGGCGGTGACGGCCACCGTGCGGAAGCTCCGCCGGCTGGACATCCTGGTCAACAACGCGGCTGAGCAGCACGTCTGTCCGAGCATCGAGGACATCACCGCCGAGCAGCTCGAGCGGACCTTCCGCACCAACGTCTTTTCCCTCTTCTTCATGACCAAGGCGGCGCTGCCCCATCTCGGCGAGGGCAGCGCGATCGTCAACACCACGTCGGTCACGGCTTATCGCGGCAGCGCCAAGCTGCTCGACTATGCGTCGACAAAGGGAGCGATCACGGCATTCACCCGCTCGCTCTCGCAAGCGCTGAACGAACGCAAGATTCGCGTCAATGGCGTCGCGCCAGGACCGATCTGGACGCCGCTCATTCCGTCGACGTTTCCGCGCAAGGACGTGAAGACCTTCGGGTCGGACACCCCGATGGGACGAGCCGGCGAGCCCGCCGAGGTCGCCCCGAGCTTCGTGTTCCTCGCCAGTGACGATGGCGCCTACATGACCGGACAGGTGCTGCACCCGAACGGCGGCGAGATCATCAACGGCTGA
- a CDS encoding ABC transporter ATP-binding protein, with protein sequence MGGISVVLTTLFQVWSPWLVRQAVDHIQAGVTREGLLRDAGLILLAVLLQGLFLYTMRMTLIRTSRRMEYELRNDLFDHLVRLPASAYRARKVGDLMSRATNDLDGVRDLLGPGIMYFSSTAATFVMTVFLMIRIDLSLTLLALIPLPVLSLLMARLSARLYHHYEAIQAAFAAVTAKAQETLAGIRVVKAHVEEGGELEAFRALHDDYTEKNRAMIRIMSAMWPALSLLGGIAAAILLWAGGTAVIGGRITLGEFVAFQIYLGMLIWPMVALGWVTNLFQRGAASMGRIRAIMDLPTEVDVRPEEQAPTTETTLVLAGVGFRYPGTERMVLQGVDLTLRPGESVAIVGRTGSGKTTLLNLIARLYDPTEGGISLGGVPAEQWPRGAFRRRLGIVPQETFLFSDTIRANIAFGRAPGEEPGDPVSVAHRAGLEPDLASFPQGLETMLGERGITLSGGQKQRVALARALALQRPVLLLDDAFASVDPGTEERILETLFTLRPKPAILLATHRRSALLRVDRVIVLDEGRIVASGTHHEMIARGGLYADLYHREEMVEELEAL encoded by the coding sequence CTGGGCGGGATCTCGGTCGTGCTCACCACGCTCTTCCAGGTGTGGTCGCCGTGGCTGGTCCGGCAGGCCGTGGATCACATCCAGGCCGGGGTCACCCGCGAGGGGCTGCTGCGGGACGCCGGTCTGATCCTGCTCGCGGTCCTGCTCCAGGGACTCTTCCTCTATACCATGCGCATGACGCTGATCCGCACCTCGAGACGGATGGAGTACGAGCTGCGGAACGATCTCTTCGACCATCTCGTTCGCCTGCCGGCCAGCGCCTATCGCGCTCGCAAGGTTGGCGATCTCATGTCCCGCGCCACCAACGATCTCGACGGCGTGCGCGACCTCCTCGGTCCGGGCATCATGTACTTCTCGAGCACGGCCGCGACGTTCGTGATGACCGTGTTCCTGATGATCCGCATCGATCTCTCGCTCACGCTGCTGGCGCTGATCCCGCTGCCGGTGCTGTCCTTGCTCATGGCGCGGCTCAGCGCTCGTCTCTACCACCACTACGAGGCCATCCAGGCGGCTTTCGCCGCGGTGACCGCCAAGGCGCAGGAGACGCTGGCCGGCATTCGCGTGGTCAAGGCCCATGTCGAGGAAGGAGGGGAGCTCGAGGCGTTCCGTGCGCTGCACGACGACTACACGGAAAAGAATCGCGCCATGATCCGCATCATGTCCGCCATGTGGCCGGCGCTGTCGCTCCTCGGCGGCATCGCCGCGGCCATCCTGCTGTGGGCGGGAGGAACCGCGGTCATCGGGGGCCGGATCACGCTCGGAGAGTTCGTGGCCTTCCAGATCTACCTCGGCATGCTGATCTGGCCGATGGTGGCGCTGGGCTGGGTGACCAACCTGTTCCAGCGCGGGGCCGCTTCGATGGGCCGCATTCGCGCGATCATGGACCTGCCCACCGAGGTCGACGTGCGACCCGAAGAGCAGGCGCCGACCACGGAGACGACGCTCGTCCTCGCGGGCGTCGGATTCCGCTATCCCGGCACCGAGCGCATGGTGCTCCAGGGAGTCGACCTCACGCTGCGGCCGGGCGAATCGGTGGCGATCGTCGGACGGACCGGTTCAGGCAAGACCACGCTCCTCAACCTGATCGCCCGGCTCTACGATCCCACCGAGGGCGGGATCTCGCTGGGCGGGGTTCCGGCGGAGCAGTGGCCGCGCGGCGCGTTCCGCAGGCGGCTCGGCATCGTGCCCCAGGAAACCTTCCTCTTCTCCGACACCATCCGCGCCAACATCGCCTTCGGAAGAGCGCCGGGCGAGGAGCCCGGCGATCCGGTCTCGGTCGCGCACCGCGCGGGACTCGAGCCCGATCTCGCGTCCTTCCCGCAGGGGTTGGAGACCATGCTGGGCGAGCGCGGCATCACGCTTTCCGGAGGACAGAAGCAGCGTGTCGCCCTGGCGCGGGCGCTGGCGCTCCAGCGGCCGGTGCTGCTCCTCGACGATGCCTTTGCGAGCGTGGACCCGGGCACCGAGGAGCGCATTCTCGAGACCCTGTTCACGCTGCGTCCCAAGCCGGCCATCCTGCTGGCCACGCACCGCCGCTCGGCGCTGTTGCGGGTGGACCGCGTCATCGTGCTCGACGAAGGACGCATCGTCGCCAGCGGGACCCACCACGAGATGATCGCGCGTGGCGGACTCTACGCGGATCTCTACCATCGGGAAGAGATGGTAGAAGAGCTGGAGGCGCTGTGA
- a CDS encoding ABC transporter ATP-binding protein — MAGPFDSAADEVDSRGAIYDRRLAGRLLSFLAPYRKEVVLSVFLLAAISLLEIAGPYLTKIAIDTYVKPASGRGALPASAGQGLLVIATAYIAVLAVAFALRYVQSYMMSMVGQRAMRDLRLAIFRHLGTLTPSYYDARPVGQILTRVTQDVSVLNELFAQGVVAVLGDLFILFGIIGAMLWLDWKLALVTLTTVPLLIIATAIFRAKVRVSYRRVRSRLARLNGFLQEHLQGLDILKLFNAEEKETRRFDETNQAHYQAHVQNIFYYAVFFPAVEIIGALAIALILWYGGGGILQGAVTFGVVVAFIQYAERFYQPVRDLSEKYNMIQSAMVASERIFELLDTKPAVPDPQEPRAIGRLRGEVEFDHVRFAYVDEEWVLRDLSFKVAPGEKVAIVGATGAGKTTIANLLCRFYEFQGGAIRVDGIDLRAIEPRALRRQIGLVLQDVFLFSGTVRENVAFGDRARAGEEVDRALAEVGGQRLAARLPRGLDEEVGERGAWLSMGERQILAFARALHYDPSILILDEATSSVDVETEREIQAALHRLLQSRTSLVIAHRLSTILDADRILVMHKGELREQGTHAELLARRGIYARLYELQYSRQRVPEPAFQDLPVTSGSPGDGAS, encoded by the coding sequence ATGGCCGGCCCATTCGATTCCGCGGCCGACGAAGTCGACTCACGCGGCGCGATCTACGACCGGCGTCTGGCGGGCCGTCTGCTGAGCTTCCTGGCGCCCTACCGCAAGGAAGTGGTGCTGTCGGTGTTCCTGCTCGCGGCCATCTCGCTGCTCGAGATTGCCGGTCCCTACCTGACCAAGATCGCGATCGACACGTACGTGAAGCCGGCGTCCGGGCGCGGAGCGCTGCCGGCTTCGGCGGGGCAGGGTCTCCTGGTGATCGCCACCGCCTACATCGCCGTTCTGGCCGTGGCCTTCGCCCTTCGCTACGTGCAGAGCTACATGATGTCGATGGTCGGCCAGCGCGCCATGCGCGATCTGCGGCTCGCGATCTTTCGCCATCTCGGCACCCTGACGCCGTCGTACTACGACGCTCGGCCGGTGGGGCAGATCCTCACCCGGGTGACCCAGGACGTCTCGGTGCTCAACGAGCTGTTCGCTCAGGGGGTGGTCGCGGTGCTCGGCGATCTCTTCATCCTCTTCGGGATCATCGGCGCCATGCTGTGGCTCGACTGGAAGCTCGCGCTGGTCACGCTCACCACGGTGCCGCTGCTGATCATCGCCACCGCCATCTTTCGCGCCAAGGTGCGGGTCTCGTATCGGCGGGTGCGGAGCCGGCTGGCGCGGCTCAACGGCTTCCTCCAGGAGCACCTGCAAGGCCTGGACATTCTCAAGCTCTTCAACGCGGAAGAGAAGGAGACCCGGCGCTTCGACGAGACCAATCAAGCGCACTATCAGGCGCACGTGCAGAACATCTTCTACTACGCCGTGTTCTTCCCGGCGGTGGAGATCATCGGCGCGCTGGCGATCGCCTTGATCCTCTGGTACGGCGGCGGCGGAATCCTGCAGGGCGCGGTGACCTTCGGCGTGGTGGTGGCATTCATCCAGTACGCCGAGCGCTTCTATCAGCCGGTGCGTGACCTGAGCGAGAAATACAACATGATCCAGTCGGCCATGGTCGCTTCGGAACGCATCTTCGAGCTGCTCGACACGAAGCCGGCCGTTCCCGATCCGCAAGAGCCGCGTGCGATCGGCCGGCTGCGCGGCGAGGTGGAGTTCGACCATGTCCGCTTCGCCTACGTGGACGAGGAGTGGGTGCTGCGCGATCTCTCGTTCAAGGTGGCGCCGGGCGAGAAGGTCGCGATCGTCGGCGCCACCGGCGCCGGCAAGACGACCATCGCCAACCTGCTGTGCCGCTTCTACGAATTCCAGGGTGGAGCCATCCGCGTCGACGGGATCGACCTTCGCGCCATCGAGCCCCGCGCCTTGCGCCGGCAGATCGGTCTCGTGCTCCAGGACGTGTTCCTGTTCTCGGGGACGGTGCGGGAGAACGTCGCCTTCGGCGATCGAGCACGCGCCGGCGAGGAGGTCGACCGCGCGCTGGCCGAGGTCGGAGGCCAGCGTCTCGCGGCCCGTCTGCCGCGTGGTCTCGACGAGGAGGTGGGAGAGCGCGGCGCCTGGCTGTCGATGGGCGAGAGGCAGATCCTCGCGTTCGCCCGGGCGCTCCACTACGACCCGAGCATCCTGATCCTCGACGAGGCGACGTCGAGCGTCGACGTGGAGACCGAGCGCGAGATCCAGGCCGCGCTGCACCGGTTGCTGCAGAGCCGGACGTCGCTGGTCATCGCGCATCGCCTGAGCACGATTCTCGACGCCGATCGAATCCTGGTCATGCACAAGGGCGAGCTCCGGGAGCAGGGAACCCACGCGGAGCTTCTGGCTCGGCGGGGGATCTACGCTCGGCTCTACGAGCTCCAGTACAGCCGTCAGCGGGTTCCCGAGCCTGCGTTCCAGGATCTGCCTGTCACCAGCGGAAGCCCCGGGGACGGAGCGTCGTAG
- a CDS encoding redoxin domain-containing protein, whose amino-acid sequence MTKQHSSQAVQTYVVAAAPGGKYRNESPDALWVSDGQTLHESVRSLGQHSSSPAPGGTFPLEPMLMNLGFLSLAEILEAESPRFLRRQTVVADGRRRDAVVMETTSSLGWKITFWIDAERALILRDETRMDFTGASGALLPPGLRTATMVVTDYVTLAFDGPVPDSVFAPSALAGRRVTSLDYTAPRRTLEGTSAPDFTLPDLTGIRWTLSARSGRVVVLYFRTLDAVAFQPGDDLQLLRSVAGFGVEPVVIAVIMSPDIIRDGMRRSGLTCPALLDESGTVAATYHALPGMFVVIGRDGRVTKCLVSPSHEQLSAALRDATMR is encoded by the coding sequence GTGACGAAGCAGCATTCGTCGCAGGCCGTCCAGACTTACGTGGTGGCAGCCGCCCCCGGCGGGAAGTATCGCAACGAGAGCCCCGACGCGCTCTGGGTCAGTGACGGCCAAACCCTCCACGAGAGCGTGCGATCGCTGGGCCAGCACAGCAGCAGCCCCGCACCCGGCGGCACGTTTCCGCTCGAGCCGATGCTGATGAATCTCGGGTTCCTCAGCCTGGCGGAGATCCTGGAGGCCGAGTCGCCGCGCTTCCTGCGGCGTCAAACTGTCGTCGCGGATGGCAGGCGTCGCGATGCCGTCGTCATGGAAACGACCAGCTCGCTCGGCTGGAAGATCACGTTCTGGATCGATGCCGAGCGAGCGCTCATCCTGCGCGACGAGACGCGCATGGATTTCACCGGAGCGTCCGGGGCCTTGCTTCCTCCTGGCCTCCGAACTGCGACCATGGTGGTGACGGACTACGTCACCCTAGCGTTCGACGGGCCGGTGCCGGACAGCGTCTTCGCGCCCTCGGCGCTGGCCGGACGGCGGGTTACGAGCCTCGACTACACGGCGCCCAGGCGCACCCTCGAGGGAACGTCTGCCCCGGATTTCACGCTGCCTGATCTCACCGGGATCCGGTGGACGCTCTCCGCTCGAAGCGGTCGCGTGGTGGTCCTGTACTTCCGGACGCTCGATGCGGTTGCGTTCCAGCCCGGCGACGATCTGCAGCTTCTCCGGAGTGTGGCAGGTTTCGGCGTCGAGCCGGTAGTGATCGCGGTGATTATGAGTCCGGACATCATCCGCGACGGCATGCGTCGATCCGGCCTCACCTGTCCGGCCCTCTTGGACGAATCGGGTACGGTCGCGGCCACATACCACGCCCTGCCCGGGATGTTCGTCGTCATCGGACGCGACGGTCGCGTGACCAAGTGCCTGGTGTCACCCAGCCACGAGCAGCTCTCGGCGGCACTCCGCGACGCCACCATGCGCTAG